GTGAGAACAACACAGCAGCACCTCATCCACCTCATCCACCTCATCCACCTCATCCACCTCATCCACCTCATCCACCTCATCCACGTTATCCACGTTATtcattttatccatgttattCACATCATCCATGTTATTCACTTCTGGACGTGTGTCACTCTAGTTGGGCCAAATAAGCTGCTAACTGTGATACAAAGGCGTATTAGGCTGTGAGCCTTGTGCAGGTATAATATTAtagtatgattttattttattttagccatTGTTTCTACCCATTAATACCATTTATCACTTTGGAGCGATGTGTGACCACCCACTCCGGATcccaaagtacattttaaattcatttttcccatagacttttggaattattaagagttcaaagataAGACAGAGCCTGCAAACTGTTCATATTATTCCTTTTGGAAAGtctgtgggaaaaatgaatgagaattgACTTCATCCAGGCGTCAGATTCTAAAGgcttcctctgtctcctctcctcagtgACATCTGGTAACAGCACCACAACGAGGATCTACAAAGGCTGCGTCGACCCCAACCTGTGCTCAGGCACCACCACCAAACAGTTTTCAGTGAACATTGGAACAGGGAATGTTTTGGGACGAGCTGAATGCTGCACCACGAACAACTGCAACGCTGCCGATGCCGCTGGTGAGAGACATTCATTTATTCTACGTATCATTAAAGAGAAGCAGTTTTAGACCTCATGACATACTTCAGACCTCATACTTTAGACCTCATACTTTAGACCTCATACTTTAGACCTCATGACATACTTCAGACCTCATACTTTAGACCTCATACTTTAGACCTCATACTTTAGATCTCATACTTTAGACCTCATGACATACTTCAGACCTCATACTTTAGACCTCATACTTTAGACCTCATGACATACTTCAGACCTCATACTTTAGACCTCATGACATACTTCAGACCTCATACTTTAGACCTCATACTTTAGACCTCATACTTTAGACCTCATACTTCAGACCTCATACTTTAGACCTCATGACATACTTCAGACCTCATACTTTAGACCTCATACTTTAGACCTCATACTTTAGACCTCATGACATACTTCAGACCTCATACTTTAGACCTCATCACATACTTTTGTGTTCTTTCTTTCAGCACCGACAAACCCTGGTGTTGGAAATCTGACATGCAACACCTGTGACCCTTCTACCAACGTCTGTGAGACACCTCTGATGTGCAACAGTTTGCAGACCAGCTGCATCCAGATCACAGGTACAACTCGGGCAAACAGGGTCAGGCCTTTGCAGAACAACGGGCAAAGACTTGACCTTTGACAGCAGATAGACCTTTAGTGAAAAATATCTATACCTGTGTAGTCCTCCAAACCCCGCCCCTTCTCCTCCAAccctctcccctttactcctccaaacCCCACCCCTTCTCCTCCGACCCTCTCCCCTTCACTTCtccagttgcagtagtagtaaaagtactctgTCTGTCTCCCACAGTGACACCGTCAGGCTCCAACTCCTCCACATCCGCCCTCGGGTGTTCGTCCTCTGACCTGTGTAACTCAAACTTGACGACTCTCAGCCCGCTGCTCTCGAGATTTGGGACGCTCAACACAGCGCCCACCTGCTGTGAAGCGAACAACTGCAACGTCCCCCTCACCACCGTAGCCCCCAACACCACTACAGCGgctccaactactactactactacaatggctccaactactactactactacaatggctccaactactactactactactacaatggctccaactactactactactacaatggctccaactactactactactacaatggctccaactactactactactacaatggctccaactactactactactactacaatggctccaactactactactactacaatggctccaactactactactactactactactacagcaactacaactactacacttGCTGCCGGTGCGACTGGTGCGACTTCCACTGTGTCGTCCGCTGTTTCTCTGACGAGGATGACTTTACTTTCTTCTGTTTTTGGCCTGAttctttgtgttctgttttgaaatgttttaataaataaaaataatgtatgaAGTTCAAGGCTTATGCAAATTGAAGGAAAGTTATTTTTAgtgaaatttatttatttttgtcatgtgtatataaaatatttaataaattcAATGAAAAGTAAGTgttctgtgtgtctttgtgctgTGATTCCACTccggctaaccagctacgtgctaatatCCAATCCAGCAAAAAGTTTCAGCAACTCAGCAGTTTATACATTTCCACAAAGAGATTTTAAATAAAGGTCCAGGTCTTGTGCTCATGAATCACCGCGTGCAAGCTTGCAAACTggtaatattattgtttttttgtaaagtttatgtatatatttacatcTAGAACCAGGGGACCGGCGGTATGTGTtgcagagagatcaggagtctaacccacaacctcctggtgagagggaggagccaggatAACCGCTCTGAAGAGTTTACAGCACATGTCTGGGGTGTGTTCCTGTATAAACCACATTCATACCATTGGATTCACACTGACATGTATAATTAGAGtctaaacaaaagaaacaaataagCAAAACCACAAAAATGTTCCCGGTTTAGAACATCGGCATCGTCATGTGTGCTCGCCTCAGGCACGCAACTCGACACACTTTTAGCTGTCTGAGATCATAAAGTACTAATAGTACTGCGGTCCCaatcattactactactactactactactattactactgctaataataatgcattgacTCATATAATGCTTTTGTGGACACTGAAAGACGTTTTACACTGCGTTATTCATTCCACACTGCGCTGGCAAGGAgggttactactactactactactactactactactactactactactactactactgccccAACTACtatatctactactactactgcaagacCCAGAAGAAGAAAgtctttgtggtttatgtgagttgggagaagtggaaagtgaagctcattttttgcCCTgagatgttctggtgtaatgacgacGACGAGAGGAAATGATGTTTAATTCTAAAGTTTATACGTTTGTTTCATTTCTTGTAAAACCTGGAAGAAGcggcagatgagtttgtttaaatgagtttgttttttgtaacacACGTCTGGCAACTGgcctgttgtattttgtttaatgtggtcttttgtattttttgtacgtAAGAcacaatcataaaataaatcaaaatcaaaactactaCCTCAGAGCCCACTACGAGAGctttttgtaaatgtcataACCCAGTGTCACGTCGCTCTTTGGGCGTTTGAGGTTTTCCATTTGGGACGTGGACTCTGAACCACTATCCACTGCCTGTGCGTCTAATCATTTATTCACGTAATCTGTGCAAATTTCATATTGTTTTGCTTTCATACTGAGCACAGATCGGACGAGGGTCAGAGTTTGCGGCTGGAGCAGAACACTGGACTCTCAGCGCAGGAGCTCCACAGGGCTATGAACGTTCCCCGTGCTCTTCTGTCTGTACAGCTGCACCTTCAGACGTCGTGAAGCTGAGCAATTTGAGACGACGCCACTCTCATCAGACTCATCTTGGACCGCCGCTTGTCTGCTACAGGAGGGACGTGGACCTAGTTTTTTCTTGTGAATAATTCAGTTCCATAACAACAGAATCACggcttttttttaattctgagGTAAAACACTGATCCAGTTAAGAGTAGGACCTGGAGGTGCATCCCTGACACACTCCTGCGTCCCAACACCAGGTCACGTAAACAAACCAGTCTgttgttgaaataaaataaaaggtcaCGAGACAAAAGCACACGCCTGCTTCATCATCTGATTATTACTgctgtgaaagaaaaaaaaggagtgTTTGAGGCAGCCCTGCCCTGCGCAGCACACAGctgtcatcaaaaacaacacaacaacacacaacaggtGGAGGAGGACGATGACATATCatcagattaagaaaataaaaaagaagaacTATGTGAACTATGTGACCaatgaaaacaaacactgttaaaaacaaaataaatgataaaacaggtgagACAAGATGATGAAGCTGCAGCCGCCCATCTCCATAGGACGTGTCTGGGACCTTAACGTGACTacaagggagggcatctgtggtactgcactaaactggttcaagtcctgtctagaaaacagggagaactttgttgaaattggaaaatgtgtctcagataaaatgtccctgagctttggggtgccccaggggtcaatcctgggacccctgttgttcagtctctacatgctgctgttaggacagttaatacacaacaataatgtgtcacacacaactctgcagacgagtcagatctatgtctcactgcagcaggtgaatatggaccagtggattcactgcatcaacagatcagtgtgtggaggaaaaacaactttctccagataaactcagacaagactcaagagaaacagagaaagtgtcagcgtcacctccagtctctctctctaaaaccttcaggtcagaaatctagaggtaaaaatggactcagacttgaactttaacagccacatcaaatcaataacatctgcagctttgtacatctaaaaatatgacaaaaatcaaaggtaaactgtccaaaccagactcagacttatcctgcatttgtgtccagtagattagacgactgtaacgt
The sequence above is drawn from the Periophthalmus magnuspinnatus isolate fPerMag1 chromosome 5, fPerMag1.2.pri, whole genome shotgun sequence genome and encodes:
- the LOC129456244 gene encoding integumentary mucin C.1-like; the protein is MSRRPGRDQEAKTEQTVPEQERGVRSRAGDQELEQTAEPEPGRQQESNEHQKGKPEKACASETDTNWGQLQKFCLDEWDQTPATIKPGSEQLKRQRQDSAPRLSSKTQLQDSAPRLSSKTQLQDSAPRLSSKTQLQDSAQSSALYIILHSSEMKPQMKTLNLLLSLALSLVLCVHTVSGINCRVCSNADCSSLQSTSCETNEICISANLEVTSGNSTTTRIYKGCVDPNLCSGTTTKQFSVNIGTGNVLGRAECCTTNNCNAADAAAPTNPGVGNLTCNTCDPSTNVCETPLMCNSLQTSCIQITVTPSGSNSSTSALGCSSSDLCNSNLTTLSPLLSRFGTLNTAPTCCEANNCNVPLTTVAPNTTTAAPTTTTTTMAPTTTTTTMAPTTTTTTTMAPTTTTTTMAPTTTTTTMAPTTTTTTMAPTTTTTTTMAPTTTTTTMAPTTTTTTTTTATTTTTLAAGATGATSTVSSAVSLTRMTLLSSVFGLILCVLF